From the genome of Rhodobacteraceae bacterium Araon29, one region includes:
- a CDS encoding tripartite tricarboxylate transporter substrate binding protein, translated as MSTLKFTRRALAAAAAATLSLGTPVLAGGHQVVDSIHFLIPGGAGGGWDGTARGTGEALTKSGLVGSASYENMSGGGGGKAIGYLIENADSQHGTMMVNSTPIVIRSLTGVFPHNFRDLTLVSGTIGDYAALVVGKDSPLNSMADLIAAYDANPGDTAIGGGSVPGGMDHLVAAMVMEAAGKDALGVKYVAYDAGGKAMAALLSGEIKALSTGFSEAVALAQAGEVKILGVTSDARVDAFADAPTMKEQGIDTNFVNWRGFFAAPGLPADTLAAYQDAIAKMYDTPEWEAVRARNGWVNIHNPGDDFKSFLEAQEKVIGDLMRKLGFL; from the coding sequence ATGTCGACTTTAAAATTTACCCGCCGGGCGCTGGCCGCCGCGGCGGCAGCTACGCTGTCTTTGGGAACACCGGTTCTTGCCGGCGGTCACCAAGTTGTAGACAGCATCCACTTCCTCATCCCCGGCGGTGCCGGCGGTGGTTGGGACGGAACCGCACGCGGGACCGGTGAGGCGCTGACCAAATCTGGCCTCGTGGGCTCTGCATCTTATGAAAACATGTCCGGCGGCGGCGGCGGGAAAGCGATTGGCTATCTGATCGAAAATGCTGACAGCCAGCACGGCACAATGATGGTCAACTCAACACCGATCGTAATTCGCTCGCTCACCGGTGTGTTTCCACATAACTTCCGCGACCTGACACTTGTATCCGGCACCATCGGTGATTACGCCGCTTTGGTGGTGGGCAAGGATAGCCCGCTGAATTCAATGGCCGACTTGATCGCTGCTTATGATGCAAACCCAGGCGATACAGCCATTGGCGGCGGCTCTGTACCGGGCGGCATGGACCACTTGGTGGCCGCGATGGTTATGGAAGCGGCTGGAAAAGATGCCTTGGGCGTTAAATATGTCGCCTATGATGCAGGCGGTAAAGCTATGGCGGCCCTGCTGTCAGGCGAGATTAAAGCGCTTTCAACAGGCTTCTCAGAAGCGGTTGCGCTTGCCCAAGCGGGTGAAGTGAAAATCCTTGGCGTGACATCTGATGCGCGCGTTGATGCATTTGCCGATGCACCAACCATGAAAGAGCAAGGTATTGATACAAACTTTGTCAACTGGCGCGGATTTTTTGCAGCACCCGGCTTGCCTGCCGACACACTGGCCGCATATCAGGATGCGATTGCAAAAATGTATGACACACCCGAGTGGGAAGCCGTACGTGCACGCAACGGTTGGGTCAACATCCACAACCCGGGTGATGATTTCAAAAGCTTCCTTGAAGCACAGGAAAAAGTCATCGGTGATCTGATGAGAAAACTGGGCTTTCTCTAA
- a CDS encoding tripartite tricarboxylate transporter TctB family protein, whose amino-acid sequence MALDRWIALIVLLICLAYGYTAFFTMDEGLPPFMRRSPIWPSTFPKVLAVLTGVTALLIVLGVEKSDGSIKEGGINYRRLGDYKIGQAAGLLALMVAYALLLRSMGFLLSTTGFLFLSAAVLGERKWIRLLIISALASGFVWYLVQVVLGIFLRPLPYVLT is encoded by the coding sequence ATGGCACTGGATCGCTGGATCGCGCTGATCGTACTTCTGATCTGTTTGGCCTATGGCTATACCGCTTTTTTCACCATGGATGAGGGATTGCCGCCCTTTATGCGCCGCAGTCCGATCTGGCCCAGTACCTTTCCTAAGGTGCTTGCCGTTCTGACCGGCGTAACAGCGCTGCTTATCGTACTTGGCGTGGAGAAATCGGATGGTTCCATCAAGGAAGGCGGGATCAACTACCGCCGGCTCGGAGATTATAAAATTGGTCAGGCTGCAGGACTTTTGGCTTTGATGGTGGCCTATGCGCTTTTGCTAAGGTCCATGGGATTTTTATTGTCCACTACAGGCTTTTTGTTCTTGTCTGCGGCCGTGCTTGGCGAACGCAAGTGGATTAGGCTGCTGATAATCTCTGCTCTGGCAAGCGGATTTGTGTGGTATCTGGTGCAAGTGGTGCTTGGAATATTCCTGCGGCCCCTGCCCTATGTTTTGACATAA
- a CDS encoding tripartite tricarboxylate transporter permease, producing the protein MLEGLLLGLGTAFSITNILMVVGGCLIGTFIGMLPGLGPMSIIAIMIPIAITIGDPSAAIILLAGVYYGAIFGGSTSSILINAPGVASTVATSFDGYPMARQGKAGKALTVAAIASFCGGTIGAILLMIFAPALASVALLFHSAEYFALMVVGLSAIAAFAGTGQVGKALLMTLLGLIMATVGEGALFNLPRFTMGIMDLQSGFGFITLAMAMFALPEALYLVLDPARSNSGKANEDIKDLRITREEARAIAPVIGRQSIQGFLIGVLPGAGATIASFLGYAVERNIASKEDQAQFGKGSVKGLAAPESANNAACTGSFVPLLTLGIPGSGTTAILLGALIALNVSPGPRLMVDQPEIFWSVIISMYVGNVILLILNLPLIPYIAKVLTIPRNYLIPFILFFTLMGAYIGQNNATELLILVGFGICATVLRFADYPLAPLLIGFILGRMLEDNFSRSMQLYDGFSFVLERPMTMGLLALAILLVALPSYRARRARLRSQGIADGD; encoded by the coding sequence ATGCTAGAAGGTCTACTGCTTGGGCTTGGAACCGCCTTTTCCATTACCAATATTCTTATGGTGGTTGGCGGCTGCCTAATCGGCACATTTATCGGTATGCTGCCCGGTTTGGGGCCGATGTCGATCATCGCCATCATGATCCCCATCGCCATCACCATTGGCGATCCTTCGGCGGCTATCATTCTTTTGGCCGGTGTTTATTATGGCGCTATTTTTGGCGGCTCGACCTCGTCGATTTTAATCAATGCGCCCGGTGTGGCTTCGACCGTTGCCACAAGCTTTGATGGCTACCCCATGGCGCGGCAAGGCAAAGCGGGCAAAGCCCTGACCGTTGCGGCCATTGCATCGTTTTGTGGTGGGACAATCGGCGCCATCCTGCTGATGATTTTTGCACCGGCGCTGGCCAGCGTGGCCTTGCTGTTTCATTCGGCTGAGTATTTCGCACTGATGGTGGTGGGGCTGTCTGCCATCGCAGCTTTTGCCGGCACAGGGCAAGTGGGCAAAGCGCTACTAATGACACTTTTGGGGCTGATAATGGCCACGGTGGGAGAAGGCGCTTTGTTTAACCTGCCACGCTTCACCATGGGGATTATGGATCTGCAATCCGGCTTTGGGTTTATCACCCTAGCAATGGCGATGTTTGCCCTGCCAGAGGCGCTGTATCTGGTGCTTGATCCGGCGCGATCAAACAGCGGCAAAGCCAATGAGGATATCAAAGACCTTCGGATTACCCGCGAAGAAGCCCGCGCAATCGCACCGGTGATTGGCCGGCAATCGATCCAAGGGTTTTTAATCGGGGTGCTGCCTGGCGCCGGCGCGACAATTGCCAGTTTTCTGGGCTATGCGGTCGAGCGCAACATTGCATCGAAAGAAGATCAGGCCCAGTTTGGCAAAGGGTCTGTCAAAGGCCTTGCAGCACCAGAAAGCGCCAATAATGCCGCTTGCACAGGGTCTTTTGTGCCGCTTTTGACATTGGGCATTCCGGGATCGGGCACAACCGCCATTCTTTTGGGCGCACTCATCGCTTTGAATGTCTCACCCGGGCCACGCTTGATGGTGGATCAGCCGGAAATTTTCTGGTCGGTGATTATTTCGATGTATGTTGGCAATGTGATCTTGCTGATCCTCAACCTGCCGCTGATCCCCTATATTGCAAAAGTGCTGACAATTCCGCGCAATTATCTAATCCCGTTTATTCTGTTTTTCACCCTGATGGGGGCTTATATTGGGCAAAACAATGCCACCGAGCTGCTGATCCTTGTGGGATTTGGTATCTGCGCCACAGTGCTGCGCTTTGCCGATTACCCACTGGCGCCTTTGCTGATCGGTTTTATCTTGGGGCGGATGCTTGAGGATAATTTTTCCCGCTCCATGCAGCTTTATGACGGCTTTAGTTTCGTTCTAGAACGGCCAATGACCATGGGGCTTTTGGCGCTGGCGATTTTACTGGTGGCGCTGCCCAGTTATCGGGCGCGGCGCGCACGGCTGCGCAGTCAAGGGATTGCCGATGGGGACTAA
- a CDS encoding CoA transferase: protein MGTKPLSGVRVLDLTNVLSGPYCCYQLSLMGAEVIKVERPGSGDLARQLGADPTLSARNMGISFLAQNAGKKSVTLNLKHPEGTKILKQLAAASDVLVENFRPGVMARLGLGYGDLKPTCPELIYCAISGFGQDGPMADDPAYDQIIQGISGLMSITGDQGSAPLRVGYPLADTVGGMTAAFAIAAALNAAPRGTFLDISMTEAVLSGMGWVVSDYLIGGKLPEPHGNENVTSAPSGSFEAKDQKINIAANKDQQWRALARHLGLEGLIEQAAYRTREQRKANRIQLKTALEAVLKTRPAADWAHELSGLGVPCAVIQSVPEALHSGQITGRQLTQTHQAADQSIDTVAAPVVVDGDRPKALQPPPELGQDNHAVYAQLGYDTAALLALADQKVI, encoded by the coding sequence ATGGGGACTAAGCCGCTTTCGGGTGTGCGTGTGCTTGACCTGACCAATGTGCTGTCCGGTCCATATTGTTGCTATCAGCTCAGCCTTATGGGCGCAGAAGTGATTAAGGTTGAACGCCCCGGGTCGGGCGATCTTGCCCGTCAACTTGGCGCCGACCCTACGCTTAGTGCGCGAAACATGGGGATCAGCTTTCTGGCGCAAAACGCCGGTAAAAAATCGGTGACGCTCAATCTAAAGCATCCCGAAGGGACCAAAATCCTCAAGCAACTGGCCGCGGCCAGTGATGTTTTGGTGGAGAATTTTAGACCCGGCGTGATGGCGCGGCTGGGGCTTGGGTACGGCGATCTAAAACCCACCTGCCCCGAGTTGATCTACTGCGCCATTTCCGGTTTTGGCCAAGACGGCCCAATGGCGGATGATCCGGCCTATGATCAAATCATCCAAGGTATCTCGGGGCTGATGTCAATCACCGGCGACCAAGGCAGCGCCCCGCTACGGGTGGGCTATCCTTTGGCAGATACGGTGGGCGGCATGACCGCCGCCTTTGCGATTGCAGCGGCGTTAAACGCGGCGCCGCGCGGGACATTTTTGGATATCTCAATGACCGAGGCGGTGCTTTCCGGCATGGGTTGGGTGGTGTCAGATTACCTGATCGGGGGCAAGCTGCCCGAGCCGCATGGCAATGAAAATGTCACCTCTGCGCCATCGGGAAGTTTTGAAGCCAAAGACCAAAAGATCAATATTGCCGCCAATAAAGATCAGCAATGGCGCGCGCTGGCGCGGCATTTGGGATTAGAAGGCTTGATCGAGCAAGCCGCGTATCGCACCCGCGAGCAACGAAAGGCCAACCGCATCCAGCTTAAGACCGCGCTTGAAGCGGTGCTGAAAACCCGGCCTGCTGCCGATTGGGCGCACGAGCTTAGCGGATTGGGCGTGCCCTGCGCGGTGATCCAAAGCGTGCCAGAGGCGCTGCACAGCGGCCAAATCACCGGCCGTCAACTGACCCAAACCCATCAGGCGGCAGATCAATCCATTGATACCGTTGCAGCGCCCGTAGTGGTTGATGGCGACCGGCCTAAGGCATTACAGCCGCCGCCCGAGCTTGGACAGGACAACCAC